The Amblyomma americanum isolate KBUSLIRL-KWMA chromosome 2, ASM5285725v1, whole genome shotgun sequence genome contains the following window.
GCATACATATCCAAGACCATAAAAATTATGAATGGAAACTCCAGATAGCTATCTTCAAGTATTGTAGCATGTGTACCACCCCCTGGAGCACGAGGCCTTGCGGATGAAGAAGAGAAAGCTTTATTTGAGAGGTAAAAGAAGAAGACCAGTTAAAGAAGTAGCTTCCTGTCATACCGTGGCCCTCTTGTTTTCCCAGGAATGCGCATGTAAGGAATGCAAGTGTTCCTTGGGCTCTTCGCAGCAAAAGAGCCATGGATCTTTTCCTTCCTTATCGAGTGGAAAATCAGGATCTCCTATCCAGCGAAGAATTCGACTGTTACGACGGCTTCGGGCACGGAGCCTTCCAGAGGCGCTTGCTGCTTCTCTTAGCCCTGGCGATCTTTCTCAAGAACGGCCATGTCTACGCCACCACGCTTACAATGGGCGAGGTCGACCACTGGTGCAAGCGCCCACAGCACTGGAACATGTCCACGCAGGAATGGAAGAACGCGGCTATTCCCCTGGAAGCAGACGGACAGTACAGCAGGTGCCACCAGTACGCGAACCCCTACAAGAGCAATGACACCAGCACGGTGCCGTGCACAGCGTGGGAATACGACGAAGACCAAGCGGCCACGTCCATGGTGAGCCAATGGGACTTGGTATGCGACCGGCGGTTCCTGCGCGGTGCCCTTGTTTTATTGAACGTGTTTAGCTTCACCGTTGTCGGCATCGGCGCTGGATCTGTCGCTGACACTGTAGGCCGTACACCTGTCCTAATGGCAATCACAGTAAGCTTGCTGGCGTCGACTATTGTGCTCTGCCTCGGAAGAACCTTTCCTGTGCACGCAGTGGCCAAATTCATCGCGTCAGGGAGCGCGGCTGCACATCTTATCGTCAGCGGCACCCTCTTCTTCGAAGTAACGATCCACGAGAACAGGCCCCTACACATTGCGGTCGCCGGTGTAGTGGCAGTCATCTGTTCCGAACTCTGGTTCGAAATGATGAAACTCGTGAGAACTCACTGGAAATTAAAGCAGGCAGTGTTCTTGGCACCCACGTTCCTGTCGGCCGCGACTTTCTGCGTGAGTGCAGAGTCTCCCCGCTGGCTGGTGGCCAAGGCCCGATTCCAGGAAGCGGAAGATGTCATGCTCGCCGCTGCAGAGACCAACCTGTTTCCGCTTTACAACGCGGCGTGCCTGATGGATAAAGTGAAGAGTAGAGCCG
Protein-coding sequences here:
- the LOC144119566 gene encoding solute carrier family 22 member 7-like; the protein is MDLFLPYRVENQDLLSSEEFDCYDGFGHGAFQRRLLLLLALAIFLKNGHVYATTLTMGEVDHWCKRPQHWNMSTQEWKNAAIPLEADGQYSRCHQYANPYKSNDTSTVPCTAWEYDEDQAATSMVSQWDLVCDRRFLRGALVLLNVFSFTVVGIGAGSVADTVGRTPVLMAITVSLLASTIVLCLGRTFPVHAVAKFIASGSAAAHLIVSGTLFFEVTIHENRPLHIAVAGVVAVICSELWFEMMKLVRTHWKLKQAVFLAPTFLSAATFCVSAESPRWLVAKARFQEAEDVMLAAAETNLFPLYNAACLMDKVKSRAADNCRPDRATAAVEMFQGVSLRKRAVAVFFTYFSAYFVLRIVVQSPLIQQSLTLQWVSFALVVLSSAGMLYVITRVTLLQFISTCFAVLGVLQCMSSLTIASDYLALKQGLIVSAKALVFVAYTALGTLSLELFPTAVRGTSTGCFIGFGGLGATVASASTLLQKVGREDVCFAVAGSLMFASVLVLRTLPRNTTAECAKIAVKCASVFREQNVEHMKKTLEQREGRDSREPSYRERTEALVSSSAVRGAPVNETRMVASIKCSSPEEAEPPTADRCITRPERPSSVGSPESPRPQEKPLGRAS